The nucleotide window AAAGACGACTACCAGAAGGTGGTGTGCAACAATGAGCACTGCCCGCACAGCACCTGGATGCACCTGCAGTGCTTCTACGAGTGGGAGAGCAGCATCCTGGTCCAGTTCAACTGCATCGGCCGGGCCCGGAGCTGGAACGAGAAGCAGTGCCGCCAGAACATGTGGACCAAGAAGGGCTACGACCTGGCCTTCCGCTTCTGCTCCTGCCGCTGCGGCCAGGGCCACCTGAAGAAGGACACGGACTGGTACCAGGTAAAGCGGATGCAGgatgagaagaagaagaagtcgGGGTCAGAGAAGAACACCGGGAGGCCCCCCGGCGAGGCTGTGGAGGAGGCCAAGAAGTGCCGGCCGCCCTCCAAGCCCCAGAAAGGCTTGAGCCACGACCTGCCCCGCCGGCACTCCATGGACCGGCAGAACTCGCAGGAGAAGGGCGGCGCCGGGGCCGGCGCGGCAGTCTACGGGGCGCGCTCGCCCTGCGGCTCCCCAGGCCAGTCCCCGCCCACCGGCTACTCCATCCTCTCCCCCGCCCACTTCAGCGGCCCCCGCTCCTCCAGGTACCTCGGGGAGTTCCTCAAGAACGCCATCCACCTGGAGCCTCACAAAAAGGCCCTGGCTGGGGGCCACGTGTTCCGAAATGCCCACTTTGACTACAGTCCGGCGGGGTTGTCGGTTCATAGGGGGGGCCACTTCGATGCGCCCGTGCAGTTCCTCCGGCGCCTGGACCTGTCCGAGCTCCTGACTCACATCCCCCGGCACAAGCTGAACACTTTCCACGTGCGGATGGAGGACGATGCCCAGATGGGCCAGGGCGAGGACCTGCGCAAGTTCATCCTGGCAGCCCTGAGCGCCAGCCACAGGAACGTGGTGAACTGCGCCCTGTGCCACCGGGCGCTCCCGGTGTTCGAGCAGTTCCCGCTGGTGGACGGAACTCTGTTCTTAAGCCCCTCGAGACACGATGAGATCGAATACGATGTTCCCTGTCACCTTCAAGGTACAGGTGTTCACTCACCTTGCCGGTTTTCTGTGTGTGAGAAATGAAAAGCCAATGAGAAGGGATGGCTGTGTTCGGGCTTCATTTTAACTGCTGGTGTGTTTTTGTTCTAGTCAGGAGCTAGCTAACATTTGAATATTTCAGCTCTGCCCATTGAGGTGGTGGAGGTGATAGCCTTCACTCTGATGTCACACTATACTAAGTATACAGTGGTCCTGGTgggtaattttatgtttttgtctTGCTCTAATTTGAAGAGAGGATTCGGATGTGTAGTGTTTAGTAattgggaagaaagagaaggaattgcataaaaatgttttacttgCTATAAAATAGTTGCCTTTGAAATCTGTGTTAATATACTCAGCAAGCTATAGTATATTCTCTTTGATCTTTGTAAACATAACACAGTGAAGGAAAAGGAGGGGTCAGAGACAGTGAGTTTTTAGATTAGTTGaattaatcttaaaatttgtGAAAGGCGAGACTTTCTTGATTGCAGGAAAAATCAGATATTATTCTGGTAGTGagggatggcttccctggtagctcagctggtaaagaacctgcctgcaatgcaggagaccctggtttgattcctgaggtcgggaagatcccctggaggagggataggctacccactccagtattcttgggcttccttgttggctcagaaggtaaagaatctgcctgcaatgctgaagacctgggtttgatccctgggttgggatgatcacctggaggaggccatggcaacccactccagtattcttgcctggagaattcctgtagacagaggagcctggcaggctgcagtacatggggtcacaaaaagttggagacgactgagcgactaagcacacacatgcgaGAGTAAGAGGTGGGGAGCTTATTAGTGCTGTGGATAACATACAGAGACTGGGACATTTCAGCCAAAAAATGAATGATGGGGTTGGTCAGTTGACAGAGAACTCTGTCAATTCATGTAAAACTattgaatttatataaatataggaTATATGACATATAAGCTGTTTATAACTTTAAAACTGTGCTGAGAAAGCCTATAGTAAGAAGGATATATCCCCACTTAACTTCTTCCTAGCAGCCCCTGCTTTCTCACTTCTCAGAGACACTCTCAAATCTTAACTAACTTCAGATTTTTACCATCATAATTTTAAAACCGCGAACTTCATTCTCCAATTTTAGGTATTACCTATTGatttacctttaaaaattaagaaaaaaaatttttggctgtgttgggtctttgttgctgcacaggcttttctctagttgctgtgagcggGGGCTAGTCTGTAGTTGCCATGTGCGGGcttcttgtggtggcttctcttaatgtggagcctgggctcagggcgcgagggcttcagtagttacgacATTTGGGCTCAGTGGTTTCAGCTCtgaactctagagcacaggctcagtagttgggctcacaggcttagttgctctgcagtatgtggggtcttcctggaccagggatcaaacctatgtctcctgtattggcaggtggattctttactgctaccCACCAGGGAAATACAGTATTGATTTACTTTTAAGGTGGATGATGATTTATGCTTTCTTgtatcttcccctttctctcagGATAATGCATCAAAATTCTTCGTTGAATATATCACAATTCTTAGTTGAATCCTTAGTGATTTTGCTATTATGAgtatgtaaatatttaatccTGAGCCAGCAAGTATAGATATATTTCCTGTATAGAGAGTCATATGTTCCAGGACACCTTTTGTTTTTATCGGAGTTAATTGCTTAACCTTTTTTGAAGCTTTGGTTGGTAGTTCTAACTCTCCAGCAACTCTACAAACCACCTTCAAAAACATTTCCACATACCTGTCAcacattttatgaatttttttctagaaatttttttcgTGGACACTTTCACCTTCCTGCTCCTGTCCATCCTGGTGTACTTAAATACTACCTAGCTGTACTACTTAGGTGTCCTAGGAAATTCCTTCatctcttttcctgttttttatcttctgcttccttgatctcatgctttcttttttattcttggtTAATTTCCTATTTGTTGAGAAGCATCCTTTAGGAGCTTTCTGAGAAAGGAGGCTTGGGGATAAATGTTTTGAGATGTTGAAAGTCTGATAGTATCTTGATTCTGTCTTCACACTTGATTGGTAGTTGGCTGGGTATAGTCTTCCAAGTTATAATTATTTTCCCTTTGGAATTTTGAAGGCTTTTCTTCACTGACTTCTGTCTTCCCATGTTGCTACTAAGAAATCTAATATCATTCTTACTTCTGTTCCTTTATCTTCCCTTCTATCCTCCAAAGGTttttagattttctctttctAGTATTCTGAAGTTTCACCATGATATGAGTCTCTTTTTCCATTCATTGTGCAAGATGCTTTCTTAGCTTTAAGATTTTGTAAACCTAAAGTCTTCAGTTTGGggaaattttcttttgatttatttct belongs to Bubalus kerabau isolate K-KA32 ecotype Philippines breed swamp buffalo chromosome 9, PCC_UOA_SB_1v2, whole genome shotgun sequence and includes:
- the HECA gene encoding headcase protein homolog, which produces MPNPKNSKGGRKNKRANSSGDEQENGAGALAVAGAAGAAAGGALAAAAGCGAAAAGAPGTGGAAGAGGAGPGAANATAAAGAAAAGDAKNEAPCATPLICSFGRPVDLEKDDYQKVVCNNEHCPHSTWMHLQCFYEWESSILVQFNCIGRARSWNEKQCRQNMWTKKGYDLAFRFCSCRCGQGHLKKDTDWYQVKRMQDEKKKKSGSEKNTGRPPGEAVEEAKKCRPPSKPQKGLSHDLPRRHSMDRQNSQEKGGAGAGAAVYGARSPCGSPGQSPPTGYSILSPAHFSGPRSSRYLGEFLKNAIHLEPHKKALAGGHVFRNAHFDYSPAGLSVHRGGHFDAPVQFLRRLDLSELLTHIPRHKLNTFHVRMEDDAQMGQGEDLRKFILAALSASHRNVVNCALCHRALPVFEQFPLVDGTLFLSPSRHDEIEYDVPCHLQGRLMHLYAVCVDCLEGVHKIICIKCKSRWDGSWHQLGTMYTYDILAASPCCQARLNCKHCGKPVIDVRIGMQYFSEYSNVQQCPHCGNLDYHFVKPFSSFKVLEAY